GCTCGTTTCCGAGGATCTTGTTGAGATGCTGGATGACGCTTACGTCGCCTTTCATGATGGGGTCCTGCCCTGTGGAAGTTGAGCCAATGGCCACAAGTTTGAGCCTGGCTACCCCCTATGTCAAACCTAAGTTATTGAATAATAAGTGAAATTTAATAGGAATAAGAATGTTTGTGAACCGCGTTATGGCGCTAACTTATTGAATTACAGGCATAAAAAAACCGGACGCGGGGTCCGGTTCTTCAAATTCTGTTTTGTTACGCCGCGTTGAATTCAACGGGGTAGGGCAGCACGGCCTGTTGGCTGAGTTGCAGCTCGGTCAGGGTTTCACGCACCACCTGCTTGGCGAGGCAGGCGCACTTGCCACATTGGCTGGCGACATTGGTGGCGGCTCGAACTTCCTTGTAGCTGCAGCATCCTTCGTAGATCGCATCGCGGATCTGTCCGTCGGTGACACCGACACAAAGACACACATACATAAGGGCTAACCATCGCGGGTTGAGTCGATGGGTTGGAGAGTAATGGTAATGAGAATGCTTGTCAAAGCACTTTCTGAAAGGGCTGTCCTTGAGCGACCGGTGGTAGAGATTCGGCCTGTCACCATAAGCCGTGTATGATGGTCGGCCTTTGTCGGATTCCGGGTGGGCCTGTCTCAT
This genomic stretch from Pseudomonas entomophila harbors:
- a CDS encoding bacterioferritin-associated ferredoxin; amino-acid sequence: MYVCLCVGVTDGQIRDAIYEGCCSYKEVRAATNVASQCGKCACLAKQVVRETLTELQLSQQAVLPYPVEFNAA